A region of the Polynucleobacter sp. MWH-Braz-FAM2G genome:
ATGGAACTTCCTTACCATGGTTGATGCAATTAAAAAAGTAGAAGTCGAAGAGGTAAAAAAAGAACAGCGTCGTTTTGGTTTAATTGTGATTGGCGATGAAATTTTGTCCGGTCGCCGTCAAGATAAGCACATGAGTAAGCTGATTGAATTGCTCAATGAACGAGGTCTTAGTCTCGCATGGGCAAAATATGTTGCCGATGATCCTAAGCAAATTACTGCCACTCTAAAAGAAAGCTTTGCGAGTGGGGATGTGGTGTTTAGTACAGGCGGTATTGGCGCTACGCCAGATGATCACACTCGTCAATGCGCGGCTCTTGCGTTGGGAACAAAAACAGAACTTCATCCTTCTGCTCAAGAATTGATTGCGGGACGTATTCAGTCAATGGCCGAGGGTGATCCCATTAAGTCAGACTTAAGCACTCCTGAAAATCAGCAGCGCTTCAAGATGGGCGAGTTTCCGATTGGTAGTGAGATCATTCCGAACCCTTATAACCAAATCCCAGGCTTTCGGATACGTGAGCATCACTTTGTCCCTGGCTTCCCAGTAATGGCTGCGCCGATGATGGCTTGGTGTTTAGATACCCATTACAAAGATTTAT
Encoded here:
- a CDS encoding molybdopterin-binding protein, giving the protein MVDAIKKVEVEEVKKEQRRFGLIVIGDEILSGRRQDKHMSKLIELLNERGLSLAWAKYVADDPKQITATLKESFASGDVVFSTGGIGATPDDHTRQCAALALGTKTELHPSAQELIAGRIQSMAEGDPIKSDLSTPENQQRFKMGEFPIGSEIIPNPYNQIPGFRIREHHFVPGFPVMAAPMMAWCLDTHYKDLFHQENWAERSFIVPKGIESTLTPLMEHIEANYPGVKVFSLPSVGDASKGGVYAQRHIELGIKGNANLLESAWIALRTGAQELGYEIHDIS